Proteins from one Pseudomonas grandcourensis genomic window:
- a CDS encoding cupin domain-containing protein: MSNNSKTPPASGSAEPHFLGTRIRGLRKRRGMTLAELAQQSELTAGYISQLERNLAYPSIPALFNIARSLGVTIQWFFASEAVTAPEDDGVVVRKNSRLNVHYEDGIVDQLLTPQANRQLEMLHSRFPPGTYSQQSYSHDGEEAGYLLSGSFELWVGERHFQLNEGDSFSFSSQEPHRYGNPGDVDAVVIWVITPPTF, from the coding sequence ATGAGCAACAACAGCAAGACCCCGCCCGCATCAGGCAGCGCCGAACCGCATTTTCTCGGCACGCGCATTCGCGGCCTGCGCAAGCGCCGGGGCATGACCCTGGCGGAACTGGCGCAACAGAGCGAACTCACCGCCGGCTACATCAGCCAGCTGGAGCGCAACCTCGCCTACCCGTCGATTCCGGCGCTGTTCAACATTGCCCGCAGCCTCGGCGTCACCATCCAGTGGTTCTTCGCCAGTGAAGCGGTCACCGCGCCCGAAGACGATGGCGTTGTGGTGCGCAAGAACAGCCGCCTCAACGTGCATTACGAAGACGGCATCGTCGACCAGTTGCTGACGCCGCAAGCCAACCGCCAACTGGAAATGCTCCACTCGCGTTTCCCGCCCGGCACCTACAGCCAGCAAAGCTACAGCCACGACGGTGAAGAAGCCGGCTACTTGCTCTCGGGGAGTTTCGAGTTGTGGGTCGGCGAACGCCATTTCCAGCTCAATGAAGGCGACAGCTTCAGCTTTTCCAGCCAGGAACCGCACCGCTACGGCAACCCCGGCGATGTCGATGCGGTGGTGATCTGGGTGATTACCCCGCCGACGTTCTAA
- a CDS encoding FAD-dependent oxidoreductase, translating to MPTSTPAFAHLFEPLEIRGKRLKNRIMSSGHDTSMPTDNLVNEQLIAYHRARAEGGAGLIVLQVAGVHDSARYTSHVLMATDDACIAGYRELAQTCHAHGTVVLSQVFHPGREIMESSDGLLAVAYSASSVPNERFRVMPRALDQAMIDEIVAGYAAAARRLHQAGIDGVEVVASHGYLPAQFINPRVNQRTDGYNGELEQRLRFLREVIEAVRAATDEQFIIGLRISADERDPEGLTEDESLAAVQSLQAQLDYVHIVAGTSASLGGAVHIVPPMAIEAAYLAKEAGTFKAGLNIPLFVTGRINQPQEAELILARGQADVCGMTRALICDPQMPNKTDSGRVEDVRACIACNQACIGHFHKGLPISCIQHPETGRELIFGERRQAPQRKRIMIAGGGPAGMKAATVAAQRGHEVTLYEASSQLGGQVLLAQLLPRRAEFGGASTNLQREMELAGVRVVRNARVDRTLVEQEKPDVVIVATGAEPYWPPFERGGELQVVDAWQVLRDEVRIGRSVVVVDWRCDWIGPGIAERLVRAGHQVQLAVNGTHCGENLPLYVRDQLAGELHKLGVPITPYARLYGCDDNTVYLQHTASGEPMLMENIDTLVLCQGHQPVDTLGAELQGLVEFRRIGDCLAPRTVEEAIYEGLKVAWEL from the coding sequence ATGCCGACCTCGACACCCGCCTTCGCGCACCTGTTCGAACCCCTGGAGATCCGTGGCAAGCGCCTGAAAAACCGCATCATGTCCAGCGGGCACGACACCTCGATGCCCACCGACAACCTGGTCAATGAACAATTGATCGCCTATCACCGGGCGCGTGCCGAAGGCGGTGCCGGGCTGATCGTGCTGCAAGTGGCCGGCGTGCATGACAGTGCGCGCTACACCTCCCATGTGCTGATGGCCACCGACGATGCGTGCATCGCGGGCTATCGCGAACTGGCGCAAACCTGCCATGCCCACGGCACCGTGGTGTTGTCCCAGGTGTTCCATCCAGGGCGGGAGATCATGGAGTCCAGCGATGGCCTGCTGGCGGTGGCCTACTCCGCATCGTCGGTGCCCAACGAACGCTTCCGGGTGATGCCCCGCGCACTCGATCAGGCGATGATCGATGAGATAGTCGCCGGTTATGCCGCTGCCGCCCGCCGCCTGCATCAGGCAGGCATCGATGGCGTCGAGGTCGTGGCCAGCCACGGTTACCTGCCAGCGCAATTCATCAATCCGCGGGTCAACCAACGTACCGACGGCTACAACGGTGAGCTGGAGCAGCGTTTGCGTTTTCTGCGCGAAGTCATCGAAGCCGTGCGCGCGGCGACTGATGAGCAGTTCATCATCGGCCTGCGCATCTCCGCCGACGAGCGCGACCCGGAAGGCCTGACCGAGGACGAATCCCTGGCCGCCGTGCAGTCACTGCAAGCACAGCTCGACTACGTGCACATCGTCGCCGGCACCTCGGCGTCCCTTGGTGGCGCGGTGCATATCGTGCCGCCGATGGCGATCGAAGCGGCGTACCTGGCCAAGGAAGCCGGAACGTTCAAGGCCGGTTTGAACATCCCGCTGTTCGTCACCGGGCGCATCAACCAGCCCCAGGAAGCCGAACTGATTCTGGCTCGCGGTCAGGCCGATGTGTGCGGCATGACCCGGGCACTGATCTGTGACCCGCAAATGCCCAACAAGACCGACTCCGGCCGCGTCGAAGATGTGCGGGCGTGCATCGCCTGCAACCAGGCGTGCATCGGCCACTTCCACAAGGGCTTGCCGATTTCCTGTATCCAGCACCCGGAAACCGGGCGCGAGCTGATCTTCGGTGAACGCCGACAAGCGCCACAGCGCAAACGCATCATGATCGCCGGCGGTGGTCCGGCCGGGATGAAAGCCGCTACTGTCGCGGCCCAGCGTGGCCATGAAGTGACGCTGTACGAAGCCAGTTCGCAACTGGGCGGTCAGGTGTTGCTCGCGCAATTGCTGCCACGACGCGCCGAGTTCGGCGGCGCCAGCACCAACCTGCAGCGGGAAATGGAACTGGCCGGTGTGCGCGTGGTGCGCAATGCCCGGGTCGACCGGACACTGGTGGAGCAGGAAAAACCGGACGTGGTGATCGTCGCTACCGGCGCCGAGCCCTACTGGCCACCCTTCGAGCGTGGCGGTGAGTTGCAGGTGGTGGACGCCTGGCAAGTGCTGCGCGATGAAGTACGGATCGGCCGTTCGGTGGTGGTGGTCGACTGGCGCTGCGACTGGATCGGCCCCGGTATCGCCGAACGCCTGGTGCGCGCCGGGCACCAGGTGCAACTGGCGGTCAACGGCACCCATTGCGGAGAAAACCTGCCGCTGTACGTGCGCGATCAACTGGCCGGCGAGCTGCACAAGCTGGGTGTGCCGATCACGCCGTATGCGCGGTTGTATGGCTGCGATGACAACACGGTGTACCTGCAACACACCGCCAGTGGCGAACCGATGCTGATGGAGAACATCGACACGCTGGTGCTGTGCCAGGGTCATCAACCGGTGGATACCCTGGGCGCTGAACTGCAAGGGCTGGTGGAGTTTCGCCGCATCGGTGACTGCCTGGCGCCGCGTACGGTCGAAGAAGCGATTTATGAGGGACTGAAAGTCGCGTGGGAGCTTTAA
- a CDS encoding ABC transporter substrate-binding protein codes for MKSHTLKHGFYPLVLSVAMGLGSAQAASDMVVVGYGGAGQKAQDVAFFQPFAAVDQSKVIQSEYNGEMAKIKVMVDTGNVDWDVVQIEGPDLMRGCEEGMYERLDWTRLGHADQLIPEAAQECGSAALVWSVAIAYDTDKLAQAPTSWADFWDVKKTPGKRGLRKRAVYNLEFALLADGVKTEDVYKVLGTPQGVDRAFAKLTELKPYIQWWEAGAQPPQWLTAGDVVMTSTYSGRIADAAQKGSHLGLVWPGSLYGMDYWAIIKGSRHVDQAKRFIAFANQPDAQVNYVQQIPYGPTNTQAAARLDDKLAQWVPTAPQNLKGALSMDVGFWVDHGEELEERFNAWASK; via the coding sequence ATGAAATCGCACACGCTCAAGCACGGTTTTTATCCCTTGGTGTTGTCCGTGGCCATGGGCCTGGGCAGCGCTCAGGCAGCATCGGACATGGTGGTGGTCGGATACGGCGGAGCCGGACAAAAAGCCCAGGATGTGGCGTTCTTTCAACCCTTCGCCGCTGTGGATCAAAGCAAGGTGATCCAGAGCGAATACAACGGCGAAATGGCGAAAATCAAAGTGATGGTCGACACCGGCAACGTCGACTGGGACGTGGTGCAGATCGAAGGCCCGGACCTGATGCGCGGCTGCGAGGAAGGCATGTACGAGCGCCTGGACTGGACCCGTCTGGGCCACGCCGACCAGTTGATCCCCGAAGCGGCGCAGGAATGCGGTTCCGCCGCGCTGGTGTGGAGCGTGGCGATTGCCTACGACACCGACAAACTGGCCCAGGCCCCGACCTCGTGGGCAGACTTTTGGGACGTGAAGAAAACCCCCGGCAAGCGCGGGCTGCGCAAACGCGCGGTGTACAACCTGGAGTTCGCCTTGCTGGCGGACGGGGTCAAGACCGAAGACGTCTACAAGGTGCTCGGCACCCCGCAGGGCGTGGACCGGGCATTCGCCAAACTCACTGAACTCAAGCCGTACATCCAGTGGTGGGAGGCGGGCGCGCAACCGCCGCAATGGTTGACCGCCGGTGATGTGGTGATGACCTCGACCTACAGCGGACGCATCGCCGACGCCGCGCAAAAAGGCAGCCACCTCGGCCTGGTCTGGCCCGGCAGCCTGTACGGCATGGATTACTGGGCGATCATCAAAGGCTCCAGGCATGTGGATCAGGCCAAGCGCTTTATCGCCTTCGCCAACCAGCCGGACGCCCAGGTCAACTACGTGCAGCAGATTCCCTACGGCCCGACCAACACCCAGGCCGCTGCACGGTTGGACGACAAACTGGCGCAATGGGTGCCCACGGCGCCGCAGAACCTCAAGGGCGCACTGTCGATGGACGTCGGTTTCTGGGTCGATCATGGCGAAGAGCTCGAAGAGCGCTTCAACGCCTGGGCCAGCAAATAA
- a CDS encoding class II aldolase/adducin family protein has product MNKIATRLAPERSATEQRLREELAACYRLIAHFRMTDLIFTHISVRIPGPEHHFLINPYGLMFDEITASNLVKIDLDGHAVEPSPYPVNPAGFVIHSAIHGAREDAQCVLHTHTKSGCAVAALKCGLLPVNQISMEFYGRVAYHDYEGVALDLSEQQRLVADLGDKSVLMLRNHGLLTVGETVSQAFLRMYYLEKACEIQLAAQAAGEVVLPSHEVCAHTERQFNDPGRPLEEGELSDPDAMQLAWAALLRMLDRVAPGYLD; this is encoded by the coding sequence ATGAATAAAATCGCCACCCGCCTGGCCCCCGAGCGCAGCGCCACCGAACAGCGCCTGCGTGAGGAACTGGCGGCCTGTTACCGCTTGATTGCGCATTTTCGCATGACCGATCTGATCTTCACCCACATCTCGGTGCGCATTCCGGGGCCGGAACATCACTTTCTGATCAACCCTTACGGGCTGATGTTCGATGAGATCACCGCCTCCAATCTGGTCAAGATCGACCTTGATGGCCACGCCGTGGAGCCTTCACCGTATCCGGTCAACCCGGCCGGTTTCGTGATCCACAGCGCGATCCATGGCGCCCGTGAAGATGCGCAATGCGTGCTGCACACCCACACCAAATCCGGTTGCGCGGTGGCGGCGTTGAAGTGCGGGTTGTTGCCGGTGAACCAGATTTCCATGGAGTTCTATGGTCGGGTCGCTTACCACGACTACGAAGGCGTGGCGCTGGACCTGAGCGAGCAACAACGCTTGGTGGCGGACCTGGGCGACAAATCGGTGCTGATGCTGCGTAACCATGGTTTGCTCACCGTCGGCGAGACCGTGAGCCAGGCGTTCCTGCGCATGTACTACCTGGAAAAAGCCTGTGAAATCCAGCTGGCCGCCCAGGCCGCCGGTGAAGTCGTTCTGCCGTCCCACGAGGTTTGCGCGCATACCGAACGGCAGTTCAATGATCCGGGGCGGCCGTTGGAGGAGGGGGAGCTGAGTGATCCGGATGCCATGCAACTGGCCTGGGCGGCGTTGTTGAGAATGCTGGATCGGGTGGCGCCGGGGTATCTCGACTGA
- a CDS encoding TetR family transcriptional regulator C-terminal domain-containing protein, with protein MNQEARFSRMEPELRKANLIEATLVCLKRHGFQGASIRKISAEAGVSVGLISHHYSGKDELVAEAYMAITGRVMTLLRDAMEQAAPNARERLSAFFRGSFSAELLDPQLIDAWLAFWGAVKTAEAINQAHDHSYGEYRGILRKVLAELAREEGWENFDADLAAISLSALLDGLWLESGLNPGTFTPEQGIQICEAWVDGLQAGGRQRFCVQTSDC; from the coding sequence ATGAATCAGGAAGCCCGTTTTTCCCGCATGGAACCGGAGTTGCGCAAAGCCAACCTGATCGAGGCGACGCTGGTGTGCCTCAAGCGTCACGGCTTCCAGGGCGCGTCGATCCGCAAGATATCCGCCGAGGCCGGGGTCTCGGTGGGGCTGATCAGTCATCACTATTCCGGCAAGGACGAACTGGTGGCCGAGGCCTACATGGCGATTACCGGGCGGGTCATGACCTTGCTGCGCGACGCCATGGAGCAAGCCGCGCCGAATGCCCGGGAGCGCTTGTCGGCGTTTTTCCGCGGCTCGTTTTCCGCCGAGCTGCTCGATCCGCAACTGATCGATGCGTGGCTGGCGTTCTGGGGCGCGGTGAAAACCGCCGAGGCCATTAACCAGGCCCACGATCATTCCTATGGCGAGTATCGCGGCATCCTGCGCAAGGTGCTGGCGGAACTGGCCCGGGAGGAGGGCTGGGAAAACTTCGACGCCGACCTCGCCGCCATCAGCCTCAGCGCCTTGCTCGACGGCTTGTGGCTGGAGTCCGGGCTGAACCCCGGCACCTTCACCCCGGAGCAGGGCATCCAGATTTGCGAGGCCTGGGTCGATGGTTTGCAGGCCGGCGGACGCCAGCGCTTCTGCGTGCAGACGAGCGACTGTTGA
- a CDS encoding response regulator, with protein MTPRVLIVDDDPLIRDLLHAYLSQEGYDVHCAATAELAETFLASQSVDLVMLDIRLPGKDGLTLTRELRVRSEVGIILITGRNDEIDRIVGLECGADDYVIKPLNPRELVSRAKNLIRRVRHAQTPQPAVAVAKPVKQFADWSLDTDRRRLIDPSGSETLLTHGEYQLLSVFLRNSGHTLSRDQLMDQIRNREWVPNDRSIDVLVGRLRRKLHDDPAEPQLIITIHGAGYLFTASVAA; from the coding sequence ATGACTCCTCGGGTATTGATCGTCGATGACGATCCGCTGATTCGCGATCTGCTGCACGCCTACCTGTCACAGGAAGGCTACGACGTCCATTGCGCCGCCACGGCGGAACTGGCGGAAACCTTCCTCGCCAGCCAGAGCGTCGACCTGGTGATGCTCGACATCCGCCTGCCAGGCAAGGACGGCCTGACCCTGACCCGCGAGCTGCGGGTGCGGTCGGAGGTCGGGATCATCCTGATCACCGGGCGCAATGATGAAATCGACCGCATCGTCGGCCTCGAATGCGGCGCCGATGACTACGTGATCAAACCCCTCAATCCAAGGGAACTGGTGTCCCGGGCGAAAAACCTGATTCGCCGGGTGCGTCATGCGCAAACGCCACAGCCTGCCGTCGCGGTGGCCAAGCCAGTCAAGCAATTCGCCGACTGGTCGCTGGACACCGACCGCCGTCGCCTGATCGATCCGTCCGGCAGCGAAACCCTGCTGACCCACGGCGAATACCAGTTGCTCAGTGTGTTCCTGCGCAACAGCGGCCACACCCTCAGCCGCGACCAGTTGATGGACCAGATCCGCAACCGCGAGTGGGTGCCCAACGACCGCTCCATCGACGTGCTGGTCGGGCGCCTGCGCCGCAAGTTGCACGACGATCCGGCCGAACCCCAGTTGATCATCACCATTCACGGCGCCGGTTACCTGTTCACCGCCAGCGTGGCGGCCTGA
- a CDS encoding transporter substrate-binding domain-containing protein, whose product MTRWFCLLAMLVAGHAAAADKVRYCDYPVYPPISWSDGKQVRGLAPNVVKNLFGQLGYEVEMVVLGNWKRCLLDAAEGRVDVVLAYSTAQREQSMLFSTVPVLREEVALFINRQHPVKFEQLDDLARYRGGLLFGESYGVEFDRMVARNNNIEWVSDSHQNFGKLIRGRIDFITQERRTGQLYVENLPGGQDIVALPKALSVDYLRVAVSRRSPLAARMPEINAQLQRMVDAGDIERWLNESEVTYRDMINLPADAQ is encoded by the coding sequence ATGACGCGATGGTTTTGCCTGCTGGCGATGCTGGTGGCCGGCCATGCCGCCGCGGCGGACAAGGTTCGCTATTGCGATTACCCGGTGTACCCGCCGATCTCCTGGAGCGATGGCAAGCAGGTGCGTGGCCTGGCGCCGAACGTGGTGAAAAACCTGTTCGGCCAGTTGGGTTACGAGGTCGAAATGGTCGTGCTGGGCAACTGGAAGCGCTGCCTGCTGGACGCCGCCGAAGGCCGGGTCGATGTGGTGCTGGCCTACAGCACCGCGCAACGGGAGCAGAGCATGCTGTTCTCGACGGTGCCGGTCTTGCGTGAAGAAGTGGCGTTGTTCATCAACCGCCAGCACCCGGTGAAATTCGAACAACTGGACGACCTGGCCCGTTACCGCGGCGGCCTGTTGTTCGGTGAGAGCTACGGCGTGGAGTTCGATCGCATGGTCGCGCGCAACAACAATATCGAATGGGTGTCCGACAGCCACCAGAACTTCGGCAAGCTGATTCGCGGGCGCATCGATTTCATCACCCAGGAGCGACGCACCGGCCAGCTGTACGTGGAAAACCTGCCCGGCGGCCAGGACATCGTTGCCTTGCCCAAGGCATTGAGCGTGGACTATCTGCGGGTTGCCGTGTCGCGGCGCTCGCCCTTGGCCGCTCGCATGCCCGAGATCAATGCGCAGTTGCAGCGCATGGTCGATGCCGGTGACATCGAGCGCTGGCTCAACGAAAGCGAAGTGACCTACCGCGACATGATCAACCTTCCGGCGGATGCGCAATGA
- a CDS encoding ATP-binding protein gives MIRARPGGLLRRLLLFILLFSLCFTVLASSVQLYIEYRREMRDIDSRMELIRAGYLASLERSLWDLNQEQLNVQLRGLVDFSDVARVHLTSADFDLVQGNPDPAGPLRIERFALDYQPPSGPLRNLGELEVSTDLGAVYQRLYATGLTSLLWMAVFLCGLAVALSGLFYRLVTRHLKVMAEFARRIAAGEWHEPLHLDKRRGSDEIDTVAHALDDMRRAILRDIERRETDRLALQDNRDELLKMVERRTASLMRAKDEAEAANLAKSRFLATMSHELRTPLNGILGMAELLRGARLDAQDSKRLDALHKAGEGLLTILNEVLYFAKLEEGVSHPEPVDFSLRQLLDEVLTLLEPRALNNDTILSCRIDQRIAEHHHGAKQFLRQVLSNLLANAIKFTEGGEVSVEVALLSETGEQTGQRLRVSVTDDGIGIAPLMQAKIFERFTQASEEVAQRFGGTGLGLAICKHLVAQMGGCIGVDSEEGRGSCFWFELSLQPASGVAEAPPVRAAGPALNILVVEDVALNREVVKGLLQRDGHRVWLAEEADQALQHCAAQVFDLMLLDVHLPGKSGVELCRQIRHSDGPNRHTRIFALTASVQPALVRGYLEAGMDGVLAKPLKLENLRQVLEGQAPVAESLPSDEAMDWPLLQTHRSLLGVQKVQGLLAVLRDSILQHRDALHEAMAADDCTEVAQLAHRLAGSCDSLGFRALASTLRALETLALANDESAIRRMSPVLDEQLQHSLDTLEGLLQS, from the coding sequence ATGATTCGCGCCCGTCCCGGTGGACTGTTGCGGCGCCTGTTGCTGTTCATTCTGTTGTTCAGCCTGTGCTTCACCGTGCTGGCCAGCAGCGTGCAACTGTACATCGAGTATCGACGGGAAATGCGCGACATCGATTCGCGCATGGAACTGATCCGCGCCGGCTACCTGGCCAGCCTGGAGCGCAGCCTCTGGGACTTGAACCAGGAGCAGTTGAACGTGCAGTTGCGCGGGCTGGTGGACTTCTCCGACGTCGCGCGGGTGCACTTGACCAGCGCCGATTTCGACCTGGTACAAGGCAATCCGGACCCTGCGGGACCGCTGCGCATCGAGCGCTTTGCCTTGGACTATCAACCGCCGTCCGGCCCGTTGCGCAACCTTGGCGAGCTGGAAGTGAGCACGGACCTGGGGGCGGTGTACCAGCGTCTGTACGCCACCGGTTTGACCAGCCTGTTGTGGATGGCGGTGTTCCTCTGCGGTCTGGCCGTTGCCTTGTCGGGCTTGTTTTATCGACTGGTGACCCGGCACCTGAAAGTCATGGCCGAGTTTGCCCGGCGCATCGCCGCTGGTGAATGGCACGAGCCCCTGCACCTGGACAAGCGTCGCGGCAGCGACGAAATCGACACCGTGGCCCATGCCCTGGACGATATGCGCCGGGCGATCCTGCGGGACATCGAGCGCCGGGAAACCGATCGCCTGGCCTTGCAGGACAACCGTGACGAGCTGCTGAAAATGGTCGAGCGCCGTACCGCCAGCCTGATGCGCGCCAAAGACGAGGCGGAGGCGGCCAACCTCGCCAAGTCGCGGTTCCTGGCGACCATGAGCCACGAACTGCGCACGCCCCTCAATGGCATTCTCGGCATGGCCGAATTGCTGCGCGGTGCGCGCCTGGATGCCCAGGACAGCAAACGCCTGGATGCCTTGCACAAGGCCGGCGAAGGCTTGCTGACGATCCTCAACGAAGTGCTGTATTTCGCCAAACTGGAGGAGGGCGTCAGCCATCCCGAACCGGTGGATTTCTCGCTGCGCCAGTTGCTCGACGAGGTGCTGACACTTCTGGAACCACGAGCGCTGAACAACGACACGATCCTCAGCTGTCGCATCGATCAGCGCATTGCCGAGCATCACCACGGCGCCAAGCAGTTTCTGCGTCAGGTGCTGAGCAACCTGCTGGCCAACGCGATCAAGTTCACCGAAGGCGGCGAAGTCAGTGTCGAGGTGGCGCTGCTCAGCGAAACCGGCGAACAGACCGGGCAGCGGCTGCGGGTTAGTGTCACGGACGACGGCATCGGCATTGCCCCTTTGATGCAGGCGAAGATTTTCGAGCGGTTCACCCAGGCCAGCGAAGAAGTCGCGCAGCGTTTTGGCGGTACGGGGTTGGGGTTGGCGATCTGCAAACATCTGGTGGCGCAGATGGGCGGCTGCATCGGCGTGGACAGTGAAGAGGGGCGCGGCAGTTGCTTCTGGTTCGAGCTGTCCTTGCAGCCGGCCAGCGGTGTGGCTGAGGCCCCGCCGGTGCGGGCGGCGGGGCCGGCACTGAACATCCTGGTGGTCGAAGACGTGGCGCTCAACCGCGAAGTGGTCAAGGGCTTGCTGCAACGGGACGGCCATCGGGTGTGGCTGGCCGAAGAAGCGGATCAGGCGCTGCAACACTGCGCGGCACAGGTGTTCGACCTGATGCTGTTGGACGTGCATTTGCCGGGAAAAAGCGGTGTCGAGTTATGCCGGCAGATCCGCCACAGCGACGGGCCGAACCGCCATACACGCATTTTCGCCCTGACCGCCAGCGTGCAACCGGCACTGGTGCGCGGTTATCTGGAGGCCGGGATGGACGGTGTCCTGGCCAAGCCCTTGAAGCTGGAGAACCTGCGCCAGGTGCTGGAAGGGCAGGCGCCGGTGGCCGAGTCGCTGCCGAGCGATGAGGCAATGGACTGGCCGCTGTTGCAGACCCATCGCAGCCTGCTCGGTGTGCAAAAAGTCCAGGGGCTGCTGGCGGTGCTGCGCGACTCGATCCTGCAGCACCGCGATGCGCTGCATGAAGCCATGGCCGCCGACGATTGCACAGAGGTCGCGCAATTGGCTCACCGCTTGGCCGGTAGCTGCGATTCCCTGGGTTTTCGAGCCTTGGCCAGCACTTTGAGGGCGCTGGAGACCCTGGCGCTGGCAAACGATGAATCGGCGATCCGGCGCATGAGCCCGGTACTGGATGAGCAATTGCAGCACTCGCTCGATACCCTCGAAGGCCTGTTGCAGAGCTGA
- a CDS encoding amino acid permease yields the protein MNENTDRKGIQLTRALKSRHIFMLSLGGVIGTGLFMGSGVTINQGGPVGAILAYLVAGFLMYLVMVCLGELSVQMPVSGSFQTHATKFIGPATGFMIGWVYWMSWATTVGLEFTAAGMLMTRWFPTVPIWYWSALFVVVLFGINAMATRAFGEAEYWFSGIKVAAILGFIVVGVLVIFGVMPLSSGAPAPMATNLIGDSLFPNGLSAVFAVMMTVVYAFQGCEIMGVAAGETDQPEKSIPRAVRNVVFRVLIFYVLAIIVLSAIVPWQQAGLMESPFVQVFDMVGIPYAADLMNFVILTAILSVGNSGLYASTRILWAMSKTGMAPKSLSPLSKRGVPLRALSITLCFALVSLMTSFVAADTLFMVLMAVSGMSGTVTWIVIALAQYKFRKAWLRDGNKLSDLKYRAPWFPVLPLMCITLCCSLFVFLALDETQRPSLYWGFGFIALCYGAYFLIHRKRQGVLAPSLPTA from the coding sequence ATGAACGAAAACACTGATCGCAAAGGCATACAGCTGACCCGCGCCCTCAAGAGCCGGCACATCTTCATGCTGTCGTTGGGCGGCGTCATCGGCACCGGGTTGTTCATGGGTTCCGGCGTGACCATCAATCAGGGCGGCCCGGTGGGGGCGATCCTGGCTTACCTGGTCGCGGGCTTCCTGATGTACCTGGTGATGGTCTGCCTGGGTGAACTGTCGGTGCAGATGCCGGTGTCCGGTTCGTTCCAGACCCACGCCACCAAATTCATCGGCCCGGCCACCGGGTTCATGATCGGCTGGGTGTACTGGATGAGCTGGGCCACCACCGTGGGCCTGGAGTTCACCGCCGCCGGCATGCTGATGACCCGCTGGTTCCCGACGGTGCCGATCTGGTACTGGTCGGCGCTGTTCGTGGTGGTGCTGTTCGGTATCAATGCCATGGCGACCCGCGCCTTTGGTGAAGCTGAATACTGGTTCTCGGGGATCAAGGTCGCGGCGATTCTCGGTTTCATCGTGGTCGGCGTGCTGGTGATCTTCGGCGTGATGCCCCTGAGCAGCGGCGCACCGGCACCGATGGCGACCAACCTGATCGGCGATTCGTTGTTTCCCAACGGCCTGTCGGCGGTGTTCGCCGTGATGATGACCGTGGTCTACGCGTTCCAGGGTTGCGAGATCATGGGCGTGGCCGCCGGTGAAACCGATCAGCCGGAAAAAAGCATTCCCCGGGCCGTGCGCAACGTGGTGTTCCGCGTGCTGATCTTCTACGTGCTGGCGATCATCGTGCTGTCGGCCATCGTGCCGTGGCAGCAGGCCGGTCTGATGGAAAGTCCGTTCGTGCAGGTGTTCGACATGGTCGGAATTCCCTACGCCGCTGACCTTATGAACTTCGTGATCCTCACCGCGATCCTCTCGGTGGGCAACTCCGGCCTGTATGCCTCGACGCGCATCCTGTGGGCGATGTCGAAAACCGGCATGGCACCGAAAAGCCTGTCGCCACTGAGCAAGCGTGGCGTGCCGTTGCGCGCCTTGAGCATCACCCTGTGCTTCGCGCTGGTGTCGTTGATGACCAGCTTCGTCGCCGCCGACACCTTGTTCATGGTGCTGATGGCGGTGAGCGGCATGTCCGGCACCGTGACCTGGATTGTCATCGCGCTGGCGCAGTACAAGTTCCGCAAGGCCTGGCTGCGTGACGGCAACAAACTCAGCGACCTGAAATACCGCGCACCGTGGTTCCCGGTGTTGCCGCTGATGTGCATCACGCTGTGCTGCTCGCTGTTCGTGTTCCTGGCCCTGGATGAAACCCAGCGTCCGTCGCTGTATTGGGGCTTTGGATTCATTGCGCTGTGCTATGGCGCGTACTTCCTGATCCATCGCAAGCGCCAGGGCGTGTTGGCGCCGAGCTTGCCGACTGCATAA